One Streptomyces sp. 840.1 genomic window, CGGTTCTACCCGGAGCCGGCACTGGACGGGAGGCGGCGGGCAGCACGCCGGAGCCGGCGAGCAGGCCGGGCGCCGGGTCCGTACGCCGGCACCTCGGCGGCTCAGGGCCTGGGGTCGTTCAGCAGGCTCCTGCCGAACTCGACCATCTTCGTCGCGTAGTCCTCGGTCCACTCCGCCCGCTGGGCGATCTCCGCCGTGGTGAGCCGGTCGAACCGGCGCGGGTCGGCCAGCTGGGCGGCCGCGACCGCCTGGAACTCGACGGCCCGATCGGTCGCGGCGCGGAACGCCAGGGCCAGCTCGGTGGAACGGCTCAGCAGCTCCTTCGGATCCTCCATCGACTCCAGGTCGAAGAAGTGCTCCGGATCGGCGACCGACGCCGACGGCTCGAAGAGCAGGGGTGCGGGGCGCAGCCGCTGCCGCTCGTTCCGCTCGGGTTGTGCCATGTGGGTGTTCCTCCTCCGGTGGGCCCGACGGCCACCCTCTATTGTCCAGCCCGCCGCAAGGGCGCCCGGGGGCGTGCGCCGGACCGCTTCCCGCGCCCCCGGGCTCAACGCCCCCAGCGCACGCGGTGTTCCGCCAGGTGCGCCAGCACCCGGTGGTTCGCCTCCCAGCCGTCCGGGAACTTCACCGTGACGCCCAGCTGGACCGGCTCCGTCGACGGGTGCTCGTCGAGGAGCTCCGCGACGCCCGCGCGGCACACCACGATGCAGGCGTGCCGGTGGCGCGAGGCCAGTACGCACAGCCGGCCCGTCTCCAGGTGGAACGCGGTGGCGTCCGGCCGGCCGGACAGCGGGTGCAGGACCACCGTCACGTCGAACTCGCGGCCCTGGAGCCGGTTCGCGGTGTCCACCGCCACGCCCGTCACCCCCAGCTCCGCGAGCGCCGCCCGCACCGCCGCCGCCTGGTCGCGGTGGGCCGTGCCGACCGCGACCCGGTCCGCCGTCACCGGGGCCGGGTCGGGGGAGCGCTCGCTGGTGGCCGCGCCGCCCCGGTCCAGCAGCCGGCGCACCACCGTGGCCACCGCCCGGACCGCCTCGGGGTCCGTGCGCGGGGTGTGCCGGGCCGGCAGTTCCAACAGCCCCCAGCCGGACTCCGCCGCCTCGTCCAGCACCCGGTCCGCCGCCGAACCGTCGGACCCGACACCGAACGACAGCAGCCGGTCCCCGTGGTCCGTACCGCTGCGGAACGGGGTGTACGGGTAGAACGCGTCCGACACCAGCTGCGCGGCCGACGCGGGCAGCCGCCAGGAGACCGGCAGCCGGCGCTGCGGCAGCTCCGGATTGTGCGCCAGCAGGGTGGAGACCGCGCTCGCGGACGGGTCGTAGCTCAGCCCCGCCCACTGGTCCGCGCCGACGATCGAGAACGGGTCCAGCTGGCCCGGATCGCCCACGAACAGCGCCCGTTCGAAGAGCCCGGCGACGGCCAGCAGCGCGTCCGAACGCATCTGGTACGCCTCGTCGACGATCGCGTGGCCCCAAGGCTCGACGTTCTTCACATGGGCCCACTTGGCCGCCGTCGAGATGACGATGTCGAGCCCGGCCAGATCCGCCGCCTTCGCCGACTTGCGGACGTTCTCCAGCCCGTCGAGCACCTTGTCGTACGGGTCGGAGTCACTGCTGTGCAGCCGGCCGACGGGCAGCCCGGGGTCCTTCTCGGCCAGCCGCACCACCAGGTCGTCCACCTGCGCGTTCGTCTGCGCGACGACCATCAGCGGGCGCCCGGCCGCGGCGAGTTCGAGCGCGGCACGCACCACCAGGGTCGACTTGCCCGCGCCCGGCGGGGAGTCCACCACGATGCCGCGCGCGGTGCCGTTCAGCGTGTCGTCCAGGATCTGGGCGGTCGCCCGGCCCGCCGCCGCCCCCGGGTCCAGGTTGCTCACAGCACGTCCTCCGGGGTCACGGGGTCGGGGATTTCCGCAGCCGCGCCGGAGCCCGGCGGGCCGCCGTGGGTCCATGGCGTCTCCTCCGGATCGGGCAGCTTCGGGCCGCCGCGCTGGTCGTGCTCGAACAGCGTCCAGGCGATCCGGTCACCC contains:
- a CDS encoding AAA domain-containing protein, which produces MSNLDPGAAAGRATAQILDDTLNGTARGIVVDSPPGAGKSTLVVRAALELAAAGRPLMVVAQTNAQVDDLVVRLAEKDPGLPVGRLHSSDSDPYDKVLDGLENVRKSAKAADLAGLDIVISTAAKWAHVKNVEPWGHAIVDEAYQMRSDALLAVAGLFERALFVGDPGQLDPFSIVGADQWAGLSYDPSASAVSTLLAHNPELPQRRLPVSWRLPASAAQLVSDAFYPYTPFRSGTDHGDRLLSFGVGSDGSAADRVLDEAAESGWGLLELPARHTPRTDPEAVRAVATVVRRLLDRGGAATSERSPDPAPVTADRVAVGTAHRDQAAAVRAALAELGVTGVAVDTANRLQGREFDVTVVLHPLSGRPDATAFHLETGRLCVLASRHRHACIVVCRAGVAELLDEHPSTEPVQLGVTVKFPDGWEANHRVLAHLAEHRVRWGR